A stretch of Candidatus Methylomirabilota bacterium DNA encodes these proteins:
- the pheT gene encoding phenylalanine--tRNA ligase subunit beta, producing the protein MKISYRWLREYVDTDLPPAVLADRLTNAGIPVEGVTPLVEGLGGVVVAEIESIEREVPGAGGHVNRLCRVALPDRTLSVLCGAPNAVVGLRTALAPPGATLPGGRAIGVATIRGTRSEGMLCSEKELGIGDDGDGILALPADAPLGTDLVTYLGLDDTIFEIEITPNRPDALSIVGVAREVAAVTGAPFRFPQVAVKESEPEAAALATVEIADPDLCPRYAARVITGLTVKPSPPWLAQRLRAVGLRPINNVVDVTNYVMWELGQALHAFDHAALDGARIVVRRARPGERITTLDGRTRALSPDMLVIADAGRPVGLAGVMGGGDSEVRSETTTVLLEAACFNGASVRRTSRALGLATDAAYRFERGSDIEAVIPAVNRAALLMADLGGGTVARGVIDVYPAPRAHSRIALRLERVERVVGAVPPRAEVIRILQALGFAVDDSGPVLQVVVPSFRRDIVQEDDLVEEIVRIWGYDKIPQQLAPAGELSPVTRPADQLLAERAGGALVDAGLSECITYSFLDPARLKALGWDDPGRLVALLNPLSAERSIMRPSLVPGLLEVLATNAHRQRPDVRVFETGVTFAPHREHDGDRPMHEELWLGVALTGQRAARAWHASRERVDLYDAKGMAELVLATAGVTGAVTEPWPAGEEPGYFEPGRAARLLVDGAEIARFGEVAHRAREVFDLAAPVFVAEVSLSALVARAPAVPRFIPLPRFPAVQRDLALVVGDDVTVAQVEAAIRSLAVAWLVDLALFDVYSGSQVGPGKRSLAWSLTYQAVDRTLTDAEVNEAHGRLVRELAARFGAEVRGA; encoded by the coding sequence ATGAAGATCTCCTACCGCTGGCTGCGCGAGTACGTGGACACGGATCTGCCGCCCGCCGTCCTCGCCGACCGGCTCACCAATGCCGGCATCCCGGTGGAGGGGGTGACCCCCCTCGTTGAAGGGCTCGGGGGCGTGGTGGTGGCCGAGATCGAGTCCATCGAGCGCGAAGTTCCCGGGGCGGGCGGCCACGTCAACCGCCTGTGCCGCGTGGCGCTGCCCGATCGCACGCTGTCGGTGCTCTGCGGCGCGCCCAACGCCGTCGTCGGCCTCCGCACCGCGCTGGCCCCGCCCGGCGCCACCCTGCCTGGCGGGCGGGCGATCGGCGTCGCCACCATTCGTGGCACGCGCTCCGAGGGCATGCTGTGCTCGGAGAAGGAGCTGGGCATCGGGGACGACGGGGACGGCATCCTCGCCCTGCCCGCGGATGCGCCCCTCGGCACGGACCTCGTCACCTATCTCGGGCTCGACGACACCATCTTCGAGATCGAGATCACGCCGAACCGGCCCGACGCGCTCTCCATCGTGGGCGTGGCGCGCGAGGTCGCGGCAGTCACCGGCGCGCCCTTCCGCTTCCCCCAGGTCGCGGTGAAGGAGAGCGAGCCCGAGGCGGCGGCGCTGGCGACGGTGGAGATCGCCGATCCCGATCTGTGCCCCCGCTACGCGGCGCGGGTGATCACCGGGCTCACGGTGAAGCCCTCGCCGCCATGGCTGGCGCAGCGCCTACGCGCGGTGGGCCTCCGCCCCATCAACAACGTGGTGGACGTCACGAACTACGTCATGTGGGAGCTGGGCCAGGCGCTGCACGCCTTCGACCACGCCGCGCTCGACGGCGCCCGCATCGTCGTGCGCCGCGCGCGGCCCGGCGAGCGCATCACGACGCTGGACGGCCGGACCCGTGCGCTGAGCCCGGACATGCTGGTGATCGCGGACGCCGGGCGCCCGGTGGGGCTCGCGGGCGTGATGGGCGGCGGCGACAGCGAGGTGCGCTCGGAGACGACCACCGTGCTCCTCGAGGCCGCCTGCTTCAACGGCGCGTCCGTCCGCCGGACGTCGCGCGCGCTCGGGCTCGCCACCGACGCCGCCTATCGTTTCGAGCGCGGCAGCGACATCGAGGCCGTGATCCCCGCGGTGAACCGCGCCGCGCTGCTCATGGCGGACCTGGGCGGCGGCACGGTGGCGCGCGGCGTGATCGACGTGTACCCGGCGCCGCGGGCGCACTCGCGCATCGCGCTGCGGCTCGAGCGGGTCGAGCGCGTGGTCGGCGCGGTCCCGCCGCGCGCGGAGGTCATTCGCATCCTCCAGGCCCTGGGCTTCGCGGTCGATGATTCCGGACCCGTGCTCCAGGTGGTGGTGCCGAGCTTCCGGCGCGACATCGTCCAGGAGGACGATCTCGTCGAGGAGATCGTGCGCATCTGGGGCTACGACAAGATCCCGCAGCAGCTCGCCCCCGCCGGCGAGCTGTCGCCGGTGACACGGCCCGCCGATCAGCTCCTCGCCGAGCGGGCGGGCGGCGCGCTCGTCGACGCGGGCCTGTCGGAGTGCATCACGTACTCGTTCCTCGATCCTGCGCGCCTCAAGGCGCTGGGGTGGGACGATCCCGGCCGCCTCGTCGCCCTGCTCAACCCGCTCTCCGCGGAGCGGTCGATCATGCGGCCGTCCCTGGTGCCGGGCCTGCTCGAGGTGCTCGCGACCAACGCTCATCGCCAGCGGCCCGACGTGCGCGTGTTCGAGACCGGCGTCACCTTCGCTCCCCACCGCGAGCACGACGGCGACCGGCCGATGCACGAGGAGCTGTGGCTGGGCGTGGCGCTCACCGGCCAGCGCGCGGCCCGCGCGTGGCATGCGTCCCGCGAGCGCGTCGATCTCTACGACGCCAAGGGCATGGCCGAGCTCGTCCTCGCCACCGCGGGCGTGACCGGGGCCGTCACCGAGCCGTGGCCGGCGGGCGAGGAGCCGGGGTATTTCGAGCCGGGCCGCGCCGCGCGGCTCCTCGTCGACGGGGCGGAGATCGCGCGCTTCGGCGAGGTGGCCCACCGGGCCCGCGAGGTCTTCGACCTCGCCGCGCCGGTCTTCGTGGCCGAGGTCTCACTGTCCGCGCTCGTCGCGCGGGCGCCCGCGGTGCCGCGCTTTATCCCGCTGCCGCGCTTCCCCGCCGTGCAGCGTGACCTGGCCCTCGTCGTCGGCGACGACGTCACGGTGGCGCAGGTGGAGGCGGCCATCCGCAGCCTGGCCGTCGCATGGCTGGTCGACCTCGCCCTCTTCGACGTGTACAGCGGGAGCCAGGTAGGGCCGGGAAAGCGGAGTCTTGCGTGGAGTCTCACCTATCAGGCCGTCGACCGCACGCTGACGGACGCGGAGGTCAACGAGGCGCACGGGCGCCTCGTTCGCGAGCTGGCCGCGCGCTTCGGCGCCGAGGTTCGGGGGGCCTGA
- a CDS encoding alanyl-tRNA editing protein codes for MAHLLCHAEPDTLILDTDVLDAQPGRVLLKRSPFYPGGGGQPPDRGALEWNGGVTAVKGFEPGIEGVWHLLADEVELTGPIRATVDPAFRRLMRSVHTDTHILNAFVFRAFNGALVTGVQIGEDGTARMDFDVPDADNDRLRALEGPINDAIAQDLPLRFTYVPMAEALAQRGLIRTQAVAPPPTPDGLIRIVEIADLDRQACGGTHLAATGSSPPIRILKIDNKGRHNRRVKIGLVAPPTGP; via the coding sequence ATGGCCCATCTGCTCTGCCACGCGGAGCCCGACACGCTGATCCTGGACACCGACGTGCTCGACGCCCAGCCCGGCCGCGTTCTCCTGAAGCGCTCGCCCTTCTATCCCGGCGGCGGCGGCCAGCCTCCGGATCGGGGCGCGCTCGAGTGGAACGGGGGCGTGACCGCCGTGAAGGGCTTCGAGCCGGGCATCGAGGGGGTCTGGCATCTCCTTGCCGACGAGGTCGAGCTGACCGGCCCGATCCGCGCCACCGTGGACCCGGCGTTCCGCCGCCTGATGCGCTCGGTGCACACGGATACGCACATCCTCAATGCCTTCGTCTTTCGCGCCTTCAATGGGGCGCTGGTCACCGGCGTCCAGATCGGGGAGGACGGCACCGCCCGGATGGACTTCGACGTGCCCGACGCCGACAATGACCGGCTCCGGGCGCTCGAGGGCCCCATCAACGACGCGATCGCGCAGGACCTGCCCCTCCGCTTTACGTACGTTCCGATGGCCGAGGCGCTCGCCCAGCGGGGGCTCATCCGCACGCAGGCGGTGGCCCCGCCCCCCACCCCCGACGGTCTGATCCGCATCGTCGAGATCGCGGACCTGGACCGGCAAGCCTGCGGGGGGACGCATCTCGCCGCCACCGGAAGCTCCCCGCCCATCCGCATCCTCAAGATCGACAACAAGGGGCGTCACAACCGACGGGTGAAGATCGGCCTCGTCGCGCCCCCGACGGGCCCCTGA
- a CDS encoding cell division protein ZapA gives MAEPRRVDVEILGQRYAIRSEAPPDYVRQLVAYVEKRVQEIRGDAPGQDTTKVLVLTALDITDELFRLRDEQGKGDIDVTARLGQLIKLLDAVVPPSR, from the coding sequence ATGGCCGAGCCCAGACGCGTCGACGTGGAGATCCTCGGGCAGCGCTATGCGATCCGTAGCGAGGCGCCGCCGGACTATGTCCGCCAGCTTGTCGCCTATGTGGAGAAGCGGGTGCAGGAGATCCGAGGCGACGCGCCGGGGCAGGATACGACCAAGGTGCTCGTCCTCACCGCCCTCGACATCACCGACGAGCTGTTCCGCCTGCGCGACGAGCAGGGCAAGGGCGACATCGACGTCACCGCGCGCCTGGGCCAGCTGATCAAGCTCCTGGACGCCGTGGTCCCGCCGTCGCGCTAA